The DNA segment TGTCGAAGTGTTAATGTCCGGTATTTTGGATGGGAGGGCTTAGTGAATTTTCAACTCAACCGAGCACAGATTTCCTCATATTTCGGACACCCCTACTCAAGAACTTGTACACTAACGTCGTCCACCTCAAATAGTAACGTTTCTTCTTTGTTTCCACGATCGTACAACCATTTCACCTCAACTGTCCAGCCTGTGGGTGTTCGTCTCGCCTTAACGCTACCTGAGCCCTCAACATGGTCTGGTGGTTCGATCGAATTCTCTTCGGTGAGTATCTTGATGAGACGGCCATCATCAACATCAGTAGTGAACCCTTCAGCCCACTCCTCACCAAACTCGACGCGTACTCTCTGCACTCCGGTAATTCCCCATTCGTCTCCTTGGATGCGATTACTGCTCATAACGGTTGTACGAAAGCTCGGGGTTTGATTCTTTCCCGTCAAGAAATGTCAGAGCCTATATTTTGGTTAAGTCGATAATCTTTGTATGGCGGTAAGCAGTCGTTCTTTCATACTCTATGTTGGATATTGAATTGCACCCTACTCCACTATTTCCTGAGCTTTGGTGGTTGAAAGGGGTAACATACACCACCATTTCCTAAGCTACCGAAGCAATACATCACCATCTCCTAAGCTTCCTGTGCGGATCTCGCTCCAACACTACTTGTCTGGATTGACCGGGCCCTTGTACTGAGAACGAATCTTCTCTCCCTCCCGCCATTGCCAGTAGTAGTAGCGGTTGTCGTTAATCTCCTTGATCGTGACCGTCGCTTTGGCCGGGACGTCGTCCGGGAGATTGTCTGGTCGCTCTTCGACCTCTTCTTGATCTGCCGACTCCTCGAGACGCGCCTCTCGTTCCTTGTGCTCGGCGAGCGCTTCAGCGTACGTAGCAATATCTCGGAGCTGCTCCGGGTCCGACTCGTTGAGCGTGTTGATGATCTCCGTCGGGAGGTTCGCCGGTGGGGTCGGGGATTCGTAGGACATCGGGTGCTCTCGTGTTAACCAACACAACCGGCGAATCCATAGTTTTGTTGGTTAAGACGGTGGGGACGGCTCTCGTGCCTGCTGACTGTAACACTACTCGAAACTTCTTTATATACAAGTTTCGTACTATGTTACAACGTGCTCCGGCGCATCGAACTCGAGGTCCTCGCCACGGTCTACCCCGGCGACACGATCTCCGAGCTCGCGACGAAGCTCGACCACAGCGAGAGCTACCTCTCTCGTGCCGTCGCCGACCTCGTCGAGAAGGGGCTCGTCTACACGGAACGCGACGGCCGTCGAAAACGCATCGTCCCGTCGGATGCTCGCGCCGTCGAGCTCTATCAGGACCTCGTCCGCCAGCACTCCCACATCGAGTTCCCTGAACTGCTGACCGGGAAAGCACTCGAGGTGCTGTACTACCTCGACCAGCCGCGAACCGTCTCCGAGATCGCCGACCGGAGCGACAATTACCGCAACACGGTCAACCGCGTCCTCAAGCGGTTTCGCGACCGTGGGCTCGTCGGGACGGCCGACGGCCGCTATGACTTCAACGCGGACTTCGACAGCCTCCACGAGTTCGCCCGTGAACTCGCACACCATCTACATCGTCAACGCCTCGAATCGGTCGCCCCGAAGGGCACGATTCTCTGGGAGGACTACGACGAATTCCTCGCCCAGGCTGAGACGGAGATCGAGGCAGAGGGGTTCCACGAAACCGGACTCGCTCGATTCGCGGCCTTCGACCTCCAGTTCCTGCTCACCGGCCACCGCTACTACGTCTACTCCGAGAATCTCGACGCAGTCTCGCCGGCGGAGCTCTGCTGTCACACGCTGCTGATCGACGACGGCAGCCGCCACCGCTCGTACTGTCTCCTCCTGCTCAGCCACGTCGACGTCGACGAGGCGGCCCTCCGAGAGCAGGCGGCGAAGTATGGCCTCGAAGAGGAAATCGACGTCTTGCTGCGCTACCTCGAGACGCACGGCGAGGTCGACGACAACCGTCTCGTGGAGTGGGACGAGTTCCAGGAGCTGGCGGCTGACTACGAGGTGCGACTATCCTGAGACCAAACATCGTCAGCAGCCGTGCCGTCTGCCAGCGTCAATTCGGATCGTAGGGATTCGTTGCTGTTTCGAGTCGATAGACATCCTCGACAGCGTCAAAATCGTCGTCGAGCGCATACAGGTAGCCGAGCCCCTCGGTTTGCATATACGCGACAATGCAGGCGTCGACGAAGGAGAGCGGTTCGTGTTGGCGAAAGAGGGCCTTCCCTGTCGCGAGGGCGTCGGTGGTGAGTGAGTTGATGTGGAAGCGGGCGTTTTCTTCGATGCGATCGAGAAGATCGACAGCTGCGTCGTGGCCGGCGTGGGTCGTGAGGCCGTTGAGCGTTTCCGCGAGGACGTAATCCAAGACGACTGCCTCCGGGAGCGTTCCATTGTCGATGCCCTGCAGCACGGGAAGCGCGGCATCGTGTGAACTATCTCGTCGGTATGCGGCAGCAAAGAGGACTGTCGTATCGATGAGTGCACGGGGCATTTACTCGACGTCGACGCCCCAGGCGTCGTGTTCGCTCATTACGTCGGTCGGTTCCTCACCAGCGTAGCCGTCGAAGTCGGCGAACGTGCCTGTTTGCTGTTGGATGACGTGGACCCGAATGCTCCCGTCGTCTTCGAGCTGCCAGCGGAGTTGATCACCATCGTCAATATTGAGTTCACGCCGAATCCGGGCGGGGATGTTTGCCTGGTTTCCAGACACCTTGCTTTCGGCGTCGATTCTATCGCTGCTCATACCTCCCGGTATGTGACCGGCCGTGAAAAGCCTAGTGTGCCGCCACACTACCCAGTACCAGAAGAGTGATTCCGACGAAGAGGATAGTGATCTCCCCCGAGTTCGTTGGAAGCCAGTCGTCTGATAGAGGTGCGAGCGCATAGTACCGTCTTCAGGCGGAGGTTGAGCGACACTCGGCCGCCGACCTTCCATCGGAATCTCTCTGCTGTGGCCCAACGTAACACGGAATGCGACGGATTCGGTGAGATGCCGTCCCCAAACCACGAGGGGTGGCGAACCAGCGGTGGTTCGCACGGCGATGACACGGAATCCGGCGGGGCCTCATTGGCCGGGCCACAGCCCTACGAGGGAGATAAACGAGAGTTCCCCCGGTGTGTCGCCGGTTCCCTCCGAGTGCGGGTTGGAACCGAAAGGCGACGACCGCCCGAATCCGATGGTCGGATTCCACGTCCTTCAGGGCGTGGAGGAGGTCAATGGGAACGCGGCCCTGTTTGAATTTGTATTCGACGCGACGCCGATGCTTAGAGCCGCCTTGGGGTGAGTGCTGCTGCCAGTCAGGAGAGTTGACACCCTCCCCGTCCTGAACAGTAGACGCTGAATCAAATCGAGGCCGGTGGAGGATCATTTCCTTCAACAGCTCAGTTGGGGCGAATCCGAAACGGAGACCGAGGGACCGCCGCCGACCGGCGGCGGTCCCGAGCGTTGCCACTCAGTTGGGGCGTTCTGACCGGCCGTCCCGGTTGGTGTGACTCAGCCGCTAGTCGTAGTCTGTCGAGAGGACGAACGTCCGGAAGATTCGCGTTGAGAGTGGCGGTTTCGTCGGGATCGTTCCACCCGAGAGGAGGACGTTCGCCAACACCCACAGGTTGTACAGTGAGACCGCAAACAGAAAGTA comes from the Haloarchaeobius salinus genome and includes:
- a CDS encoding MarR family transcriptional regulator translates to MLRRIELEVLATVYPGDTISELATKLDHSESYLSRAVADLVEKGLVYTERDGRRKRIVPSDARAVELYQDLVRQHSHIEFPELLTGKALEVLYYLDQPRTVSEIADRSDNYRNTVNRVLKRFRDRGLVGTADGRYDFNADFDSLHEFARELAHHLHRQRLESVAPKGTILWEDYDEFLAQAETEIEAEGFHETGLARFAAFDLQFLLTGHRYYVYSENLDAVSPAELCCHTLLIDDGSRHRSYCLLLLSHVDVDEAALREQAAKYGLEEEIDVLLRYLETHGEVDDNRLVEWDEFQELAADYEVRLS
- a CDS encoding PIN domain-containing protein, which encodes MPRALIDTTVLFAAAYRRDSSHDAALPVLQGIDNGTLPEAVVLDYVLAETLNGLTTHAGHDAAVDLLDRIEENARFHINSLTTDALATGKALFRQHEPLSFVDACIVAYMQTEGLGYLYALDDDFDAVEDVYRLETATNPYDPN
- a CDS encoding AbrB/MazE/SpoVT family DNA-binding domain-containing protein, with protein sequence MSSDRIDAESKVSGNQANIPARIRRELNIDDGDQLRWQLEDDGSIRVHVIQQQTGTFADFDGYAGEEPTDVMSEHDAWGVDVE